One Amycolatopsis thermophila DNA segment encodes these proteins:
- a CDS encoding nuclear transport factor 2 family protein gives MTSQEPVEVAERFVEAYNSGDRDRLLALCAEDIRVVHHNRGVDLSDKNAFGDIVKGFEAAFPDKHFEDRRARHTDGDSVVIEHTWVGTAQADVPGFATAGEVARIDLCSRYTVRDGLVVEYHDYG, from the coding sequence ATGACCAGTCAGGAACCGGTGGAGGTCGCCGAGCGCTTCGTCGAGGCGTACAACTCGGGGGATCGCGACCGGCTGCTCGCCCTGTGCGCGGAGGACATCCGGGTGGTGCACCACAACCGGGGCGTCGACCTGAGCGACAAGAACGCGTTCGGCGACATCGTGAAGGGCTTCGAAGCCGCATTCCCGGACAAGCACTTCGAGGACCGCCGCGCCCGCCACACCGACGGCGACTCGGTGGTCATCGAGCACACCTGGGTCGGGACCGCGCAGGCCGACGTGCCCGGGTTCGCCACCGCCGGCGAGGTCGCCCGGATCGACCTGTGCAGCCGCTACACGGTGCGCGACGGCCTGGTCGTCGAGTACCACGACTACGGCTGA
- a CDS encoding 3,4-dihydroxy-2-butanone-4-phosphate synthase — protein sequence MGTRVTTALAAGRPVVVLDEHGTAELVVAAQAVTTSAMAFLIRHGSGFVRVALTGQACDRLVLPPVTPLGPHRCAQAVAVDAAEGVSTGISAADRCRAARLLADPATVPDDLRRPGHTVPLRAWAGGEPGVVEASVELATAAGLSAAPVLCGLVSERDPRRMAGAGEAALFARRHRLEITGVAESWRRAG from the coding sequence ATGGGCACCCGGGTGACCACCGCGCTGGCGGCCGGACGGCCGGTGGTGGTGCTCGACGAGCACGGCACCGCCGAGCTGGTGGTCGCGGCGCAGGCGGTGACCACGAGCGCGATGGCGTTCCTGATCCGGCACGGATCCGGGTTCGTGCGGGTGGCGCTCACCGGCCAGGCGTGCGACCGGCTGGTGCTGCCACCGGTGACGCCGCTCGGCCCGCACCGGTGTGCCCAGGCCGTGGCGGTGGACGCCGCCGAGGGGGTGAGCACCGGGATCTCGGCGGCCGACCGCTGCCGGGCCGCCCGCCTGCTCGCCGATCCGGCGACCGTGCCGGACGATCTGCGGCGGCCGGGCCACACCGTGCCGCTGCGGGCGTGGGCCGGTGGTGAGCCCGGCGTCGTCGAGGCCTCGGTGGAGCTGGCCACGGCGGCGGGCCTGTCCGCCGCGCCTGTCCTGTGTGGACTGGTTTCGGAGCGGGATCCGCGGCGGATGGCCGGTGCCGGTGAGGCGGCGCTGTTCGCGCGGCGGCACCGGCTGGAGATCACCGGAGTCGCGGAGTCCTGGAGGAGGGCCGGATGA
- a CDS encoding flavin reductase family protein, with protein MSFDSATYRTTLSRFTTGVVVVTAAGGAGMVVSSFTSVSLAPPLVLFCAGNTSSTWPRIREAGAFCANVLAAGQEDIARRFSGPGDRFAGVPHRPGVLGSPVLHGVHAHLECEISDEHPAGDHTIVVGRVVALDTGRDTAPLVFHHSRFHDGAVLTSAA; from the coding sequence ATGAGTTTCGACAGCGCGACCTACCGCACCACGCTGAGCCGGTTCACGACCGGGGTGGTCGTGGTGACCGCGGCCGGCGGGGCCGGGATGGTGGTCAGTTCGTTCACGTCGGTGTCGCTGGCGCCGCCGCTGGTGTTGTTCTGTGCGGGCAACACGTCCAGCACGTGGCCGCGCATCCGCGAGGCGGGAGCGTTCTGCGCGAACGTACTCGCCGCAGGCCAGGAGGACATCGCCCGGCGGTTCAGCGGCCCCGGTGACCGGTTCGCCGGGGTGCCACACCGGCCAGGCGTGCTGGGCAGCCCGGTGCTGCACGGTGTGCATGCCCATCTCGAGTGCGAGATCAGCGACGAGCATCCCGCGGGAGATCACACGATCGTCGTCGGCCGGGTGGTCGCGCTGGACACCGGCCGCGACACGGCTCCGCTGGTGTTCCACCACAGCCGCTTCCACGACGGCGCGGTGCTCACCTCCGCCGCTTGA
- a CDS encoding mycofactocin-coupled SDR family oxidoreductase: MGSLDGKVALVTGAARGQGRSHAARLAEEGADLIIVDICGQVPTVEYRGATPADLAETAQHIEKAGRKVVAHEVDVRDLAGLQAAVADGVSRLGRLDVVVANAGVFSSAPVHELTEEQWNTMIDVNLSGVWKTVKATVPTLIEQGEGGSIVLISSTGGTQGFPNFAHYVAAKHGVIGLTRSIANELGAQGIRCNAIQPTSVLTDMIDHEAMYRLFRPDLESPTHEDFKQACQAGMNVLPIPWVQPRDISAAVAWLASDESRYVTGIALPVDAGAIVKM; the protein is encoded by the coding sequence ATGGGAAGTCTTGACGGAAAGGTCGCACTGGTCACCGGCGCCGCCCGGGGGCAGGGGAGGTCGCACGCCGCACGGCTCGCCGAAGAGGGCGCCGACCTGATCATCGTGGACATCTGCGGCCAGGTGCCCACGGTCGAGTACCGGGGTGCCACCCCGGCGGATCTCGCCGAAACCGCCCAGCACATCGAGAAGGCCGGCCGCAAGGTCGTGGCGCACGAGGTCGACGTGCGCGACCTGGCCGGGCTGCAGGCCGCCGTCGCCGACGGCGTGAGCCGGCTCGGGCGGCTGGACGTCGTGGTCGCCAACGCCGGCGTGTTCTCCTCGGCCCCGGTCCACGAGCTGACCGAAGAGCAGTGGAACACGATGATCGACGTGAACCTCTCCGGGGTCTGGAAGACGGTCAAGGCCACCGTGCCCACGCTCATCGAGCAGGGCGAGGGCGGCTCCATCGTGCTGATCAGCTCGACCGGCGGTACTCAGGGGTTCCCGAACTTCGCGCACTACGTGGCGGCCAAGCACGGTGTCATCGGCCTGACCCGGTCGATCGCGAACGAGCTGGGCGCGCAGGGCATCCGCTGCAACGCGATCCAGCCGACCTCGGTGCTCACCGACATGATCGACCACGAGGCGATGTACCGCCTGTTCCGGCCGGATCTGGAGTCCCCCACGCACGAGGACTTCAAGCAGGCCTGCCAGGCCGGGATGAACGTGCTGCCGATCCCGTGGGTGCAGCCGCGGGACATCAGCGCCGCGGTGGCGTGGCTCGCCTCCGACGAGTCCCGCTACGTCACCGGGATCGCCCTCCCGGTCGACGCGGGCGCGATCGTCAAGATGTGA